In Macrobrachium rosenbergii isolate ZJJX-2024 chromosome 48, ASM4041242v1, whole genome shotgun sequence, one DNA window encodes the following:
- the LOC136831771 gene encoding uncharacterized protein, with translation MHSKVALVVLGLAALVAADSFESFERYSYSPPRPRVRFSSGSDESYESTEARYNFDWAVNHPPSGNNFGHQEQRNGGQTQGSYFVHLPDGRLQRVAYGVDGRDGYIAEVTYQGEARFPDSYESFESFESPRYGPPRRSYFDSNESK, from the exons ATGCATTCTAAA GTTGCTTTGGTAGTGTTGGGTTTGGCTGCCCTTGTTGCAGCTGACAGCTTCGAAAGCTTCGAGAGATATTCCTACTCTCCACCTAGGCCTAGAGTAAGA TTCTCCTCTGGCTCCGACGAGTCCTACGAGTCCACCGAGGCTCGTTACAACTTCGACTGGGCCGTCAACCACCCACCCTCCGGCAACAACTTCGGACACCAGGAGCAACGCAACGGAGGCCAGACTCAGGGATCCTACTTCGTCCACCTCCCCGACGGCCGCCTGCAGAGGGTCGCCTACGGCGTTGACGGCCGCGACGGATACATCGCCGAAGTGACTTACCAGGGAGAGGCTCGCTTCCCCGACTCATACGAGTCCTTCGAGTCCTTCGAGTCCCCCAGGTATGGTCCTCCAAGGAGGTCCTACTTCGACTCCAACGAATCCAAGTAA